One window of the Paenibacillus beijingensis genome contains the following:
- a CDS encoding transposase: MLHKIRMAISAADGINPLSGNVQAGLILYGRQVKQYDSASSRPQSAQSVSKLPVIIGASYDRIDNLVHLKMKIVPANHMNGHHLLRSGKQHFISRWGHSGMLEQNICAKRFIFYRNRALIDIVRTATAWINRTFHGIGRRYLQLYFDEFCFRHHFKHRPQEAFNQLASFCICFSSNRDLSLKAA; encoded by the coding sequence ATGCTGCATAAAATCCGGATGGCCATATCTGCCGCCGACGGTATAAATCCTCTTTCCGGCAATGTACAGGCAGGCCTGATTCTATACGGGCGTCAGGTAAAACAATACGATTCCGCTTCCAGTCGACCTCAGTCGGCCCAATCTGTTTCCAAACTTCCGGTCATCATCGGCGCCAGCTACGATCGTATTGATAATCTTGTACACCTCAAGATGAAAATCGTGCCAGCAAATCATATGAATGGCCATCATTTGCTTCGTTCCGGCAAGCAACACTTTATTTCCCGATGGGGACATTCCGGTATGCTGGAACAAAATATTTGTGCCAAACGATTCATTTTTTACCGCAACCGGGCATTAATAGATATCGTCCGCACTGCTACAGCCTGGATAAATCGTACCTTCCACGGCATCGGGAGACGATACCTTCAACTTTATTTTGATGAATTCTGCTTCCGGCATCATTTCAAACATAGACCGCAGGAGGCTTTCAATCAGTTGGCTTCCTTCTGCATTTGCTTTAGTTCAAATCGCGACCTTTCACTTAAAGCCGCATAG